The following coding sequences lie in one Streptomyces albofaciens JCM 4342 genomic window:
- the metH gene encoding methionine synthase, protein MASYTPSSTSTSRTTALREALASRVVVADGAMGTMLQAQDPSLEDFQQLEGCNEILNLTRPDIVRSVHEAYFAVGVDCVETNTFGANHAALAEYDIPERVFELSESGARIAREVADEFTASTGQQRWVLGSMGPGTKLPTLGHVDYVTLRDAYQRNAEGMIAGGADALLVETTQDLLQTKAAVLGARRALEATGTDLPVICSVTVETTGTMLLGSEIGAALTALEPLGIDMIGLNCATGPAEMSEHLRYLARNARVPLSCMPNAGLPVLGKDGAHYPLTPAELADAQETFVSEYGLSLVGGCCGTTPEHLRQVVERVRGTVPTERSPRPEPGAASLYQTVPFRQDTSYLAIGERTNANGSKKFREAMLEGRWDDCVEMARDQIREGAHMLDLCVDYVGRDGVADMRELAGRFATASTLPIVLDSTEVDVIQAGLEKLGGRAVINSVNYEDGDGPQSRFARVAALAREHGAALMALTIDEEGQARTAEHKVAIAERIIDDLTGNWGIRESDILIDCLTFTICTGQEESRKDGVNTIEAIRELKRRHPDVQTTLGLSNISFGLNPAARIVLNSVFLDECVKAGLDSAIVHASKILPIARLEEEQVKVALDLIYDRRAEGYDPLQKLLELFEGATAKSLKAGKAEELLALPLEERLRRRIIDGEKNGLEADLDAALAERPALDIVNDTLLEGMKVVGELFGSGQMQLPFVLQSAEVMKTAVAYLEPHMEKSDAEGKGTIVLATVRGDVHDIGKNLVDIILSNNGYNVVNLGIKQPVSAILEAAEEHRADVIGMSGLLVKSTVIMKENLEELNQRKMAADFPVILGGAALTRAYVEQDLHEIYEGEVRYARDAFEGLRLMDALIAVKRGVPGASLPELKQRRVPKRDVQIAEPEPEEGTVRSDVATDNPVPTPPFWGTRVVKGIQLADYASWLDEGALFKGQWGLKQARTGDGPSYEELVETEGRPRLRGWLDKLQTENLLEAAVVHGYFPCYSKGDDLILLNEDGTERTRFTFPRQRRGRRLCLADFFRPEESGERDVVGLQVVTVGSKIGEATAELFASDSYRDYLELHGLSVQLAEALAEYWHARVRAELGFGGEDPADVEDMFALKYRGARFSLGYGACPDLEDRAKIADLLRPERIGVQLSEEFQLHPEQSTDAIVIHHPEAKYFNAR, encoded by the coding sequence ATGGCCTCGTACACGCCATCGTCCACCAGCACATCCCGTACCACGGCCCTCCGCGAGGCCCTCGCCTCCCGCGTCGTGGTGGCCGACGGGGCGATGGGCACGATGCTCCAGGCGCAGGACCCCTCACTGGAGGACTTCCAGCAGCTGGAAGGCTGCAACGAGATCCTGAACCTCACCCGTCCGGACATCGTCCGCTCGGTCCACGAGGCCTACTTCGCGGTCGGCGTCGACTGCGTCGAGACCAACACCTTCGGCGCCAACCACGCCGCCCTCGCCGAGTACGACATCCCCGAACGCGTCTTCGAGCTGTCCGAATCCGGCGCCCGCATCGCCCGCGAGGTCGCCGACGAGTTCACCGCCTCGACCGGACAGCAGCGCTGGGTGCTCGGCTCCATGGGTCCCGGCACCAAGCTGCCCACCCTCGGCCACGTCGACTACGTGACGCTGCGCGACGCCTACCAGCGGAACGCCGAAGGCATGATCGCCGGCGGCGCCGACGCGCTGCTCGTCGAGACCACCCAGGACCTGCTCCAGACCAAGGCCGCCGTCCTCGGCGCCCGCCGCGCCCTGGAGGCCACCGGCACCGACCTGCCGGTGATCTGCTCGGTGACCGTCGAGACCACCGGCACCATGCTGCTCGGCTCGGAGATCGGCGCCGCGCTGACCGCGCTGGAGCCGCTGGGCATCGACATGATCGGCCTGAACTGCGCCACCGGCCCCGCCGAGATGAGCGAGCACCTGCGCTACCTGGCCCGCAACGCCCGCGTACCGCTGTCGTGCATGCCGAACGCCGGTCTGCCCGTCCTCGGCAAGGACGGCGCGCACTACCCGCTGACCCCGGCGGAGCTGGCCGACGCGCAGGAGACCTTCGTCTCCGAGTACGGGCTCTCGCTCGTCGGCGGCTGCTGCGGCACCACCCCCGAGCATCTGCGCCAGGTCGTCGAGCGGGTACGGGGCACCGTCCCCACCGAGCGCAGCCCGCGCCCCGAGCCCGGCGCCGCCTCGCTCTACCAGACCGTCCCGTTCCGCCAGGACACCTCCTACCTGGCCATCGGCGAGCGCACCAACGCCAACGGCTCCAAGAAGTTCCGCGAGGCCATGCTGGAGGGCCGCTGGGACGACTGCGTGGAGATGGCCCGCGACCAGATCCGCGAGGGCGCGCACATGCTCGACCTGTGCGTGGACTACGTCGGCCGGGACGGCGTCGCCGACATGCGGGAGCTGGCCGGCCGCTTCGCCACCGCCTCCACCCTGCCCATCGTGCTGGACTCCACCGAGGTCGACGTCATCCAGGCGGGCCTGGAGAAGCTGGGCGGCCGCGCCGTCATCAACTCCGTCAACTACGAGGACGGCGACGGGCCGCAGTCCCGCTTCGCCCGGGTCGCCGCGCTGGCCCGCGAGCACGGCGCGGCCCTGATGGCGCTGACCATCGACGAGGAGGGCCAGGCCCGTACCGCCGAGCACAAGGTCGCCATCGCCGAGCGGATCATCGACGACCTGACCGGCAACTGGGGCATCCGCGAGTCGGACATCCTCATCGACTGCCTGACCTTCACCATCTGCACCGGCCAGGAGGAGTCCCGCAAGGACGGTGTCAACACCATCGAGGCGATCCGCGAGCTGAAGCGGCGTCACCCCGACGTGCAGACCACGCTGGGCCTGTCCAACATCTCCTTCGGCCTCAACCCGGCCGCCCGCATCGTCCTCAACTCCGTCTTCCTCGACGAGTGCGTCAAGGCGGGCCTGGACTCGGCGATCGTGCACGCCTCGAAGATCCTGCCGATCGCGCGCCTGGAGGAGGAGCAGGTCAAGGTCGCCCTCGACCTGATCTACGACCGGCGCGCGGAGGGCTACGACCCGCTCCAGAAGCTGCTGGAGCTGTTCGAGGGCGCCACCGCCAAGTCGCTGAAGGCCGGCAAGGCCGAGGAACTGCTCGCGCTGCCCCTGGAGGAGCGCCTCCGGCGCCGCATCATCGACGGCGAGAAGAACGGCCTGGAAGCCGACCTGGACGCGGCGCTCGCCGAGCGCCCGGCCCTGGACATCGTCAACGACACCCTGCTGGAGGGCATGAAGGTCGTCGGCGAGCTGTTCGGCTCCGGCCAGATGCAGCTGCCGTTCGTGCTCCAGTCCGCCGAGGTCATGAAGACCGCGGTGGCCTACTTGGAGCCGCACATGGAGAAGTCCGACGCCGAGGGCAAGGGCACCATCGTGCTGGCGACCGTCCGCGGCGACGTGCACGACATCGGCAAGAACCTCGTCGACATCATCCTGTCCAACAACGGCTACAACGTCGTCAACCTCGGCATCAAGCAGCCCGTCTCGGCCATCCTGGAGGCCGCCGAGGAACACCGCGCCGACGTCATCGGCATGTCCGGCCTGCTGGTCAAGTCCACGGTGATCATGAAGGAGAACCTGGAGGAGCTCAACCAGCGCAAGATGGCGGCGGACTTCCCCGTCATCCTCGGCGGCGCCGCCCTGACCCGCGCCTACGTCGAGCAGGACCTCCACGAGATCTACGAGGGCGAGGTCCGCTACGCCCGCGACGCCTTCGAGGGCCTGCGCCTGATGGACGCCCTGATCGCCGTCAAGCGCGGCGTGCCCGGCGCCAGCCTCCCCGAGCTCAAGCAGCGCCGCGTCCCCAAGCGGGACGTGCAGATCGCCGAGCCGGAGCCGGAGGAGGGCACCGTCCGCTCCGACGTGGCCACCGACAACCCCGTCCCCACCCCGCCCTTCTGGGGCACCCGCGTCGTCAAGGGCATCCAGCTCGCCGACTACGCCTCCTGGCTGGACGAGGGCGCCCTGTTCAAGGGGCAGTGGGGCCTCAAGCAGGCCCGTACGGGTGACGGCCCCTCGTACGAGGAACTGGTCGAGACCGAGGGACGCCCCCGGCTGCGCGGCTGGCTGGACAAGCTCCAGACCGAGAACCTCCTGGAGGCCGCCGTCGTCCACGGGTACTTCCCCTGCTACTCCAAGGGCGACGACCTGATCCTGCTCAACGAGGACGGCACCGAGCGCACCCGCTTCACCTTCCCGCGCCAGCGCCGCGGCCGGCGGCTGTGCCTGGCGGACTTCTTCCGGCCGGAGGAGTCCGGCGAGCGGGACGTGGTCGGCCTCCAGGTCGTCACCGTCGGCTCGAAGATCGGCGAGGCCACCGCGGAGCTGTTCGCCTCCGACTCCTACCGCGACTACCTGGAACTGCACGGCCTGTCCGTCCAGCTCGCCGAGGCGCTGGCCGAGTACTGGCACGCCCGCGTCCGCGCCGAGCTGGGCTTCGGCGGCGAGGACCCGGCCGACGTCGAGGACATGTTCGCGCTGAAGTACCGCGGCGCCCGCTTCTCCCTCGGTTACGGGGCCTGCCCCGACCTGGAGGACCGCGCCAAGATCGCCGACCTGCTGCGGCCGGAACGCATCGGCGTCCAGCTCTCCGAGGAGTTCCAGCTGCACCCCGAGCAGTCCACCGACGCGATCGTCATCCACCACCCGGAGGCCAAGTACTTCAACGCACGGTGA